A genomic segment from uncultured Marinifilum sp. encodes:
- a CDS encoding two-component regulator propeller domain-containing protein: MRALFFVFLFFVSVVSKAQTDFEHLTTLNGLSQNDINFILQDSKGFMWFGTVDGLNRYDGMSFVQYRSTSPMEYPIDSNLPFCMVEDSKGNFWIGTSDNGVWFFDRKKEEFHKIPETVNGNKIILDTKIVNVLIDSNEQLWIATPNGLCIFDIKAYRKGKFNSIVFSSDKAISKRSVIAGMRTANLIKEDSKGRVWIGSGVGLFFVKLTADKKLKEHKLTEISYGPFKDIVKTKNGYLISGGQGIFYFNDFDKPEDIKVKHLENYSFSSFLKSSRDYVFGGNNRGLFQFVWNEKKLELKLINHFNSEYHNPSSLTKNNITDLFEDRSGLLWVGTNGGGLNQLDLNEKKFYRVGRSDNEGSIAYNKVRAIYEDKLSNLWVGTEGGGISFLSAKNKRNFKNGFININVDNNSGQNYVYCYDSIPGGVNNKVLLGVGYPNRVGIASLKADNKISVEYYPDLVQNPVFASAVDKDGNIWLGTYGAGLYRTAYDQKTNKLIVKNHYVPEGKGSIASNVVRSVLEDASGNIFVGTDHGLCMLPFNEKSAPNPVFLKATRKVGDPTSLAHNYVLDMYLDSKQRVWVGTMGGGLCLLKEYYGNDFKFKRYSSKNGLPNDVIKGIEEDDSGNLWISTNKGLTSFNIESEEIRNYSVSDGLQDYEFSECASYTKKNGEMVFGGVNGFNIFNPREIEDNPYGSQVEFNELFVLNEKILTGKEYKRNVILPNEMPSTDTISLKYSQNSFSVGFTALHFVAPDKINYKYLLEGFDTEWNMVNSVEPRANYTNIPPGDYKLKVLATNNDGVWTTQPSVLYIQIVPPFWRTIYAFFIYVIVFVVLLIFFRRYSVIAVTKKNELMMKHFEQEKIEELVQMKLQFFTNISHEFRTPLTLIQSPLEKLISKKDRVDEEYRQKNYSLMIKNVRMLNRLITQLMEFRKLERGKMPLAVTRGNVIDLVKQVFDAFNEIAQSKNIRFELINTYPSVELWFDFDKIEKVLFNLLSNAFKFTPQGGKVVIIVGEEEVDGKEWVKIEVKDNGPGINKDKLPYLFDRFYQTGSHKLSKVSGTGIGLAFAKNLVNLHHGKISVESNPNIATNFSIHLPKGKLHFKKEDFSTQVHESLVNTQTIVKDYQQEKPMSDVNRELKFKNDKPLVLIVEDNYDVQSLIKSNLENKFNCIQGFNGEEGLELCRKYNPDVIISDVMMPVMDGFEMCNMIKNDQAVCHIPIVVLTAKTTDEDKLTGLTEGAMAYLSKPFNIDVLIAQINTILEARKTVKRDFNKKVEVEPKEITFTSIDEKLLERLLKVVEENISNPEFTVVQLGREVGISQSILNKKLKALLGQTANVFIRTIRLKRAAQLFKLDRLSVTDVVYEVGFNDMKYFRECFRKQFDTTPSEYIRQHREQQAKDKD; encoded by the coding sequence ATGCGTGCTCTTTTCTTTGTATTTCTTTTTTTTGTGAGTGTAGTTTCAAAAGCACAGACAGATTTTGAACACCTAACTACACTAAATGGTCTTTCTCAAAATGATATTAATTTTATTCTCCAGGATTCGAAAGGATTTATGTGGTTCGGAACTGTTGATGGATTGAATAGATACGATGGAATGAGCTTCGTACAATACCGAAGTACCAGCCCTATGGAATATCCTATTGATAGTAATCTTCCTTTTTGTATGGTTGAGGATTCAAAAGGTAATTTTTGGATAGGAACTTCTGATAATGGGGTATGGTTTTTTGACCGAAAAAAAGAAGAGTTTCATAAGATTCCTGAAACTGTTAATGGGAATAAAATAATTTTGGATACTAAAATTGTAAACGTACTGATAGATTCGAATGAACAGCTTTGGATAGCTACCCCTAATGGCTTATGTATTTTTGATATTAAAGCATATAGAAAAGGTAAATTTAATAGTATTGTATTTTCATCAGATAAAGCGATATCAAAAAGAAGTGTAATTGCAGGAATGAGAACTGCAAACCTTATAAAAGAAGATTCGAAGGGAAGAGTATGGATTGGCAGTGGTGTTGGTTTATTTTTTGTTAAGCTTACGGCTGATAAAAAACTTAAAGAACATAAATTAACAGAAATATCCTACGGACCATTTAAAGATATTGTTAAAACAAAAAACGGATACTTAATTTCAGGTGGACAAGGCATATTTTATTTTAACGATTTTGATAAACCAGAAGATATTAAGGTAAAACATCTTGAAAATTATAGCTTTAGTTCATTTTTAAAATCGAGCAGAGACTATGTTTTTGGTGGTAACAACAGGGGCTTATTTCAATTTGTATGGAATGAAAAGAAATTGGAACTAAAATTGATAAATCATTTTAATTCAGAATATCATAATCCCAGTAGCTTAACCAAGAATAATATAACCGACCTTTTTGAAGATCGTTCTGGTCTTTTATGGGTTGGAACAAATGGTGGGGGATTAAATCAACTCGATTTAAACGAGAAAAAATTCTATCGTGTTGGTAGATCCGATAATGAGGGAAGTATTGCCTACAATAAAGTTAGAGCAATTTATGAAGATAAACTAAGCAATTTATGGGTTGGAACCGAGGGTGGAGGTATTTCATTTTTATCTGCTAAAAATAAAAGGAATTTTAAAAATGGTTTTATTAATATAAATGTTGATAATAACTCGGGGCAAAATTATGTGTATTGTTATGATTCTATTCCCGGCGGAGTTAATAATAAAGTATTATTAGGTGTTGGATACCCAAATAGAGTTGGTATTGCAAGTCTTAAAGCAGATAATAAGATTTCAGTTGAGTATTATCCAGATTTGGTTCAGAATCCTGTTTTTGCATCGGCAGTTGATAAAGACGGTAATATTTGGCTTGGAACCTATGGAGCTGGACTTTATAGGACTGCTTATGATCAGAAAACAAATAAATTGATTGTTAAAAATCATTATGTTCCTGAGGGAAAGGGATCAATTGCATCTAATGTAGTAAGAAGTGTACTGGAAGATGCTAGTGGAAATATTTTTGTGGGTACCGATCATGGTTTATGTATGTTGCCTTTTAACGAAAAATCAGCTCCTAATCCTGTTTTTTTAAAGGCCACAAGAAAAGTTGGAGATCCTACTTCTTTGGCACATAATTATGTGTTGGATATGTACCTAGACAGTAAGCAAAGAGTTTGGGTTGGTACCATGGGTGGAGGATTGTGTTTGTTGAAAGAGTATTATGGTAATGATTTTAAATTTAAACGTTATTCTTCTAAGAACGGATTACCTAATGATGTAATTAAAGGGATTGAGGAAGATGATTCTGGAAACTTATGGATCTCAACTAATAAAGGATTAACTAGTTTTAATATAGAGTCGGAAGAGATTAGAAATTACAGTGTTTCGGATGGATTGCAGGATTATGAATTTAGCGAATGTGCCTCTTACACCAAAAAAAATGGAGAAATGGTATTTGGAGGAGTTAATGGTTTTAATATTTTTAATCCTCGCGAAATTGAAGATAATCCTTACGGATCACAAGTGGAATTTAATGAACTATTTGTATTAAACGAGAAAATTTTAACCGGAAAAGAATACAAACGGAATGTTATTTTACCAAACGAAATGCCCTCTACCGATACAATATCATTAAAATATTCACAAAATAGTTTTTCGGTGGGGTTTACAGCCTTACATTTTGTAGCGCCCGATAAAATTAACTACAAGTATTTGTTGGAAGGTTTCGATACTGAGTGGAATATGGTTAATAGTGTAGAACCCAGAGCTAACTACACAAATATTCCGCCAGGTGATTATAAATTGAAAGTCTTGGCTACTAATAATGATGGAGTATGGACAACCCAACCTTCTGTTCTTTATATACAAATCGTTCCTCCCTTTTGGCGAACCATTTACGCATTCTTTATATATGTTATTGTTTTTGTTGTGCTTCTTATCTTTTTTAGAAGATATTCGGTGATTGCTGTTACCAAGAAAAATGAGCTAATGATGAAGCATTTTGAACAGGAGAAAATAGAAGAATTGGTACAAATGAAATTGCAGTTTTTTACCAATATCTCTCATGAGTTTAGAACTCCTTTAACACTTATTCAAAGTCCTTTGGAAAAACTAATATCGAAAAAAGATCGTGTTGACGAAGAGTATAGGCAGAAAAACTATTCTTTAATGATTAAGAATGTTAGAATGCTAAATAGATTAATTACTCAGCTAATGGAGTTTAGGAAACTCGAGAGAGGGAAAATGCCATTGGCAGTTACCAGAGGAAATGTAATCGATTTGGTAAAACAGGTGTTCGATGCTTTTAATGAAATAGCACAATCGAAGAATATAAGATTCGAACTTATTAATACGTATCCTTCGGTTGAGTTGTGGTTCGATTTTGATAAAATCGAAAAGGTATTGTTTAATTTATTGTCGAACGCATTTAAATTTACACCACAAGGAGGTAAGGTGGTAATTATTGTTGGCGAGGAGGAAGTTGATGGAAAAGAATGGGTTAAAATAGAAGTAAAAGATAATGGTCCCGGAATTAATAAAGATAAGCTTCCTTATTTATTTGATAGGTTTTATCAAACAGGAAGTCATAAATTGTCTAAAGTTTCGGGCACCGGTATAGGACTTGCTTTTGCTAAAAATTTGGTAAACCTGCATCATGGAAAAATTTCTGTAGAGAGTAATCCTAATATTGCAACAAATTTTTCAATACATCTGCCTAAAGGTAAATTACATTTTAAAAAAGAAGATTTTTCAACTCAGGTGCACGAATCGTTGGTTAATACACAAACAATTGTTAAGGATTACCAGCAAGAGAAACCAATGTCTGATGTTAATCGGGAACTTAAATTTAAAAATGATAAACCTCTTGTTTTAATAGTTGAAGATAATTACGATGTACAATCACTAATTAAAAGTAATCTGGAGAATAAATTTAATTGTATACAGGGTTTTAATGGTGAAGAGGGATTAGAGCTTTGTAGAAAGTATAATCCTGATGTAATAATATCCGATGTAATGATGCCTGTAATGGATGGCTTTGAAATGTGTAATATGATTAAAAATGATCAAGCTGTTTGTCATATTCCAATTGTTGTACTTACGGCTAAAACTACCGACGAAGATAAGCTAACAGGATTAACTGAAGGAGCAATGGCTTACCTTTCAAAACCTTTTAATATCGATGTTTTAATTGCTCAGATTAATACAATTTTAGAGGCAAGAAAAACTGTAAAACGTGATTTTAATAAAAAAGTAGAGGTGGAACCTAAAGAAATTACTTTCACATCTATTGATGAAAAATTATTAGAGAGACTATTAAAAGTTGTGGAAGAAAATATTAGCAATCCTGAATTTACAGTAGTGCAGTTAGGACGTGAGGTAGGTATTAGTCAATCAATACTCAATAAAAAATTGAAAGCTCTTTTAGGACAAACAGCTAATGTGTTTATACGTACCATCAGATTAAAACGAGCAGCGCAGTTATTTAAACTCGATCGCTTATCTGTTACCGATGTGGTTTATGAGGTTGGCTTTAATGATATGAAATATTTTAGGGAGTGTTTTAGAAAACAATTCGATACAACCCCATCGGAATATATTCGACAGCATAGAGAACAACAGGCTAAGGATAAAGATTAA
- a CDS encoding glycoside hydrolase family 3 C-terminal domain-containing protein, with amino-acid sequence MKLKSVLIVIYLLCINLTYAQNKNESYEWYNYELSHEERIDALVEAMTLDEKVSQLIDESDAIPRLSVPEYNWWNECLHGLARNGRATVFPQAIALASTFDPELAGKVANAISDEARAKFNISIKNNNRAKYAGLTFWTPNINIFRDARWGRGQETYGEDPFLTSRIGVAFVKGLQGNNPKYLKAAACAKHYAVHSGPEALRHEFDAIVSRKDLYETYLPAFEALVKEANVESVMGAYNRVLGEPACGSPFLLQNILRKDWGFKGHVVSDCGAISDFHLYHKVTNNAVESAALAINSGVDLNCGKVYKSLSDAVKQGLVKEETIDERLKALLRTKFKLGFFDPVEMNPYNSIGEEVICSKAHSDLALEVAQKSIVLLTNKNNALPLSPAIKNLYVTGPQANNSEVLLGNYYGMSNRLVNILEGITAAVSSATTINYKKGCLPYRSNINPIDWTTGEAKNADAIIAVLGISSTIEGEEGDAIGSETKGDRIKPYLPENQVEFLRKLRKDNKKPVIAVITGGSPMIMPEVADLADAIVWAWYPGQEGGTAVADIIFGKVSPSGKLPLTFPMNIDQLPPYDDYGMKGRTYKYLKSEPLFPFGYGLSYSQFKYDNIKLSSAKIKKNESLNVAVDIANIGDVKADEVVQVYLSQPGAGTSAPIRKLVAFKRVNLNVDENQKIKFTLSSKEFEQINEKGEKEIKKGIYTILIGGSSPALGLEKRGIATPKTINFEIK; translated from the coding sequence ATGAAGTTAAAATCAGTTTTAATCGTAATTTATTTGCTTTGTATTAATCTTACCTATGCTCAAAATAAAAACGAGAGCTATGAGTGGTACAATTATGAGTTATCGCATGAAGAGAGAATTGATGCTTTAGTGGAAGCAATGACTCTTGATGAGAAAGTCTCACAATTAATTGATGAAAGTGATGCCATTCCACGTTTGTCGGTTCCTGAATATAACTGGTGGAATGAGTGTTTACATGGATTAGCAAGAAATGGTAGAGCAACCGTATTTCCACAGGCCATTGCTTTGGCATCAACTTTCGATCCAGAATTAGCTGGTAAAGTTGCCAATGCCATTTCTGATGAGGCCCGTGCAAAATTTAATATTTCAATTAAGAATAATAACCGAGCAAAATATGCTGGACTTACTTTTTGGACTCCGAATATCAATATTTTTAGAGATGCACGATGGGGACGAGGACAGGAAACTTATGGTGAGGATCCATTTTTAACTTCGAGGATAGGTGTTGCTTTTGTAAAAGGATTACAAGGGAATAACCCAAAATATTTGAAGGCAGCTGCCTGTGCTAAGCATTATGCAGTTCATTCTGGACCAGAGGCATTGCGCCATGAATTCGATGCAATTGTATCGAGAAAAGATTTATATGAAACTTATTTGCCTGCATTCGAAGCATTGGTTAAAGAGGCTAATGTTGAATCGGTAATGGGAGCTTATAATAGGGTTTTAGGCGAGCCTGCTTGTGGAAGTCCATTTTTATTACAGAATATTTTAAGAAAAGATTGGGGATTTAAAGGACATGTTGTTTCCGATTGTGGAGCTATTTCTGATTTCCATTTGTATCATAAAGTAACAAATAATGCAGTTGAATCGGCTGCATTGGCAATTAATAGCGGTGTTGATTTAAATTGTGGTAAAGTATATAAAAGTTTGTCGGATGCAGTAAAACAAGGTCTTGTGAAAGAAGAGACTATAGATGAACGATTGAAAGCTTTGTTAAGAACTAAATTTAAATTAGGATTTTTTGATCCTGTTGAGATGAACCCATATAATAGTATTGGAGAAGAGGTTATTTGCAGTAAAGCTCATAGCGATTTGGCATTAGAGGTTGCACAAAAATCAATTGTGTTATTAACAAATAAAAATAATGCATTGCCATTGTCTCCTGCAATTAAAAATTTGTATGTAACAGGTCCACAGGCGAATAACTCCGAAGTTTTGTTGGGTAATTATTATGGTATGAGTAATCGTCTGGTAAATATTTTAGAAGGAATTACTGCCGCTGTTAGTTCTGCAACAACTATTAATTACAAAAAAGGTTGTTTACCATACAGATCTAATATTAATCCCATTGACTGGACCACCGGTGAAGCAAAAAATGCTGATGCAATAATTGCTGTACTTGGTATATCGAGTACAATCGAGGGTGAAGAGGGCGACGCTATTGGTTCCGAAACTAAAGGAGATAGAATTAAACCTTATTTGCCCGAAAACCAGGTAGAGTTTTTGCGTAAGCTAAGAAAGGATAATAAAAAACCCGTAATTGCTGTAATAACAGGAGGCAGTCCGATGATAATGCCCGAAGTTGCCGACTTGGCAGATGCAATTGTGTGGGCATGGTATCCAGGACAAGAGGGAGGAACAGCTGTTGCCGATATTATTTTTGGTAAGGTTTCTCCTTCAGGAAAATTGCCTTTAACCTTTCCTATGAATATAGATCAATTGCCACCTTATGACGATTATGGAATGAAAGGACGTACTTATAAATACTTAAAAAGTGAGCCATTATTTCCATTTGGTTATGGATTATCATACAGTCAATTTAAATATGATAATATAAAATTAAGTTCTGCAAAAATTAAGAAAAATGAGAGCTTAAATGTTGCAGTTGACATTGCTAATATTGGAGACGTAAAGGCTGATGAGGTTGTTCAGGTTTATCTATCGCAACCTGGAGCGGGAACATCTGCTCCCATTAGAAAATTAGTTGCCTTTAAAAGAGTAAATTTAAATGTTGATGAAAATCAAAAAATAAAGTTTACACTTTCTTCAAAGGAATTCGAACAAATAAACGAAAAAGGGGAGAAAGAAATTAAAAAAGGTATTTATACAATTTTAATAGGAGGTAGTTCGCCAGCATTAGGATTGGAAAAAAGAGGTATTGCTACTCCTAAAACTATTAATTTCGAAATTAAATAA
- the galB gene encoding beta-galactosidase GalB — protein sequence MLKIRSKPVSQLLSSFSILLLIFITSACQNSNDIIDLNFNKDWLFKKGIIKNAEQVKLEDSDWRKLHLPHDWAIEGPFSNENNARTGGLPVHGTAWYRKHFTIKEKLSDKIISVEFDGAMNNAHVWVNGKFVGNRPYGYIGFELDITSFIKFGEDNVIAVKLSPEDLSARWYPGAGIYRNVRLKINNKLHIPQWGTKITSSNINENNADINITSSVCNQSNNQQTAKLKTTILDKNKKEVSTTTSDIIIQANTTGYVDQKINIKNPLKWDIKTPHLYKAISKIYSKGKLVDSFETSFGIRTIEFSSKKGFELNGKTVKLNGVCMHHDLGPLGSAVNYRATERQMQIMKSMGVNALRTSHNPPSPELLEVCDKLGIVVIVEAFDEWKLGKVPNGYNKYFDQWHEKDLRDMIKRDRNHPSVIMWSIGNEILEQSKKDGWKIAKTLTDICHDEDPTRPTTAGFNYYPAPFTNKLAKYVDIVGMNYWPLNYEEILEKYPDMIVYGSETSSQTSSRGVYHFPIEADEKHETNQVSSYDAIVGPPWAYPPDVEFEQQEKVSQSLGEFMWTGFDYLGEPTPYGGRDNSTNGYWNDDWPSRSSYFAPVDLCGFPKDRYYLYQSQWTKEPMVHVLPHWNWENKLGDTIPIFAYTNCEEVELFVNGKSFGKKVKGIDLTPIPAEFHFFEKGTYYSKYRLSWNVPYQPGELKVVGYKNGKQQAEKTIKTAGKAYQIKLIADRENICANGKDLSFITVRVEDKDGNLCPNADNLIHFTADGNGTIAAVGNGDATSTEAFQVNYRKTFHGKCLLIVKSTEQTGSIKITAKSKNLQSQTITLKTTK from the coding sequence ATGTTAAAAATAAGATCTAAACCGGTGAGCCAACTCCTGAGCTCTTTTTCGATTCTACTTTTGATTTTTATTACAAGTGCATGTCAAAATTCTAATGATATAATCGACTTAAACTTTAACAAAGACTGGCTATTTAAAAAAGGAATAATTAAAAATGCCGAGCAAGTTAAGCTTGAAGATTCGGACTGGAGAAAACTTCATTTGCCTCACGATTGGGCTATTGAAGGGCCTTTTAGCAATGAAAATAATGCAAGAACAGGTGGTTTACCAGTTCATGGCACTGCCTGGTACCGAAAACATTTTACTATTAAAGAAAAACTATCTGATAAAATTATTTCTGTAGAATTCGATGGAGCCATGAATAATGCACATGTATGGGTTAATGGAAAATTTGTAGGAAACAGACCTTATGGATACATTGGTTTTGAATTGGATATCACTTCATTTATTAAATTTGGAGAAGATAATGTTATTGCTGTTAAACTATCACCAGAAGACCTTTCGGCAAGATGGTATCCTGGCGCAGGTATTTACAGAAATGTACGACTAAAAATCAATAATAAACTTCATATCCCACAATGGGGAACAAAAATTACAAGCTCGAATATTAACGAAAACAATGCAGATATAAACATTACAAGCTCGGTTTGTAATCAATCTAATAATCAGCAAACTGCAAAATTAAAAACAACAATTTTAGATAAAAATAAAAAAGAAGTTAGTACAACAACAAGCGATATTATAATACAAGCTAATACAACAGGTTATGTAGATCAGAAAATAAATATCAAAAATCCATTAAAATGGGATATTAAAACACCTCATTTATACAAAGCAATTAGCAAGATATACTCAAAAGGGAAATTAGTAGACTCTTTTGAAACGAGTTTTGGTATTAGAACAATTGAGTTTTCTTCAAAAAAAGGTTTTGAATTAAACGGAAAAACTGTAAAACTAAATGGAGTATGCATGCATCATGATTTGGGCCCACTAGGCTCTGCAGTAAACTATAGAGCTACAGAAAGACAAATGCAAATTATGAAAAGCATGGGTGTAAACGCTCTGCGCACCAGTCATAATCCTCCTTCTCCGGAACTATTAGAAGTTTGCGATAAACTTGGAATTGTAGTAATCGTAGAAGCCTTTGATGAATGGAAATTAGGTAAAGTACCTAATGGCTATAATAAATATTTCGACCAATGGCATGAGAAAGATCTTAGAGATATGATAAAAAGAGATCGAAATCATCCATCTGTAATTATGTGGAGTATTGGTAATGAAATACTGGAACAATCGAAGAAAGATGGCTGGAAAATTGCAAAAACACTTACTGATATTTGTCATGACGAAGATCCTACAAGACCTACAACAGCAGGTTTTAACTATTATCCTGCACCTTTCACCAATAAGTTGGCAAAATATGTTGATATAGTTGGAATGAATTACTGGCCATTAAACTATGAGGAAATATTAGAAAAATATCCCGACATGATTGTTTATGGATCGGAAACCTCTTCACAAACCAGTAGCCGTGGCGTATATCATTTTCCAATTGAAGCAGATGAGAAACATGAAACTAACCAAGTTTCGAGCTATGATGCAATTGTAGGGCCTCCATGGGCTTATCCTCCCGACGTGGAGTTTGAACAACAGGAAAAAGTTAGCCAATCGTTAGGAGAATTTATGTGGACAGGTTTCGATTACTTAGGAGAACCAACTCCATATGGCGGAAGAGATAATTCAACAAATGGATATTGGAATGACGACTGGCCATCAAGATCATCTTACTTTGCACCTGTTGATTTATGTGGATTCCCGAAAGACAGGTATTATTTATACCAAAGTCAGTGGACAAAAGAACCTATGGTTCATGTTTTACCACACTGGAATTGGGAGAATAAGTTAGGGGATACAATTCCTATTTTTGCTTACACCAATTGCGAAGAGGTAGAACTATTCGTAAATGGAAAATCTTTTGGTAAAAAAGTTAAAGGTATCGACTTAACACCTATTCCTGCGGAGTTTCATTTTTTCGAAAAAGGAACATATTATTCTAAGTACAGACTATCGTGGAATGTTCCTTACCAACCAGGAGAATTAAAAGTTGTAGGCTACAAAAATGGTAAGCAGCAAGCAGAAAAAACAATTAAAACTGCTGGCAAAGCCTATCAAATTAAATTAATTGCCGACCGCGAAAACATTTGTGCAAACGGTAAAGATTTATCTTTTATTACTGTTAGAGTAGAAGATAAAGATGGTAATTTATGCCCTAATGCCGATAATCTCATCCATTTTACTGCAGATGGAAATGGAACTATTGCTGCAGTTGGTAATGGCGATGCTACTTCGACCGAAGCATTTCAAGTAAATTACAGAAAAACTTTTCATGGTAAATGCTTATTAATCGTTAAATCGACCGAACAAACCGGAAGCATAAAGATTACAGCAAAATCTAAAAATTTACAATCTCAAACTATTACTCTTAAAACTACAAAATAA
- a CDS encoding beta-N-acetylhexosaminidase, which yields MIKLKTLMITFFLGIMLLSCKKPVPKDLAKENLIPKPASLTATGSSFELTKNTHILVQVNQDEVKGIANYFANLIAPATGFKAKIKELKNPLGSRGITLLISEDKRELGAEGYELKIDERKITLQAASPAGIFRGVQTIRQLLPAKIEAAKTQQGPWLIASGTIKDYPQYGYRGAMLDVARHFFSLTDVKRYIDYLAAYKMNVLHLHLSDDQGWRIEIKSWPKLSEIGGSTQVGGGKGGFYTQEEYKEIVKYAQDRFITIVPEIDMPGHTNAALASYAELNVDGKARKFYTGTRVGFSSLATDKEITYKFIDDVIRELAAITPGEYIHIGGDESHATKKKDYIKFIERVQKIVHSHNKKVMGWADIAAADLTESAVAQFWQTKPVNALKAVKQNVKVLMSPANHAYMDMQYDSISPLGLHWAGYLEVDKAYNWTLESKVEGITKDNIIGIEAPLWSETIETIDDIEYLIFPRLLGYAELGWSPDANNSWNEYKVRLGKQQERFEFMDLNYYQSKLVPWKKQTIEVKE from the coding sequence ATGATAAAACTAAAAACCTTAATGATTACATTCTTTTTAGGAATCATGTTATTATCCTGTAAAAAACCTGTTCCTAAGGATCTGGCAAAAGAAAACCTGATACCAAAACCTGCTAGTTTAACTGCAACAGGCAGTTCTTTCGAATTAACTAAAAATACCCATATTCTTGTGCAAGTTAATCAGGATGAAGTGAAGGGAATTGCAAACTACTTTGCGAATTTAATTGCTCCCGCAACAGGTTTTAAAGCTAAAATAAAAGAACTTAAAAATCCTTTAGGAAGCAGAGGTATTACTTTATTGATATCCGAAGATAAAAGAGAATTAGGTGCCGAAGGATACGAACTAAAAATAGATGAGCGTAAAATTACATTACAAGCAGCTTCTCCCGCAGGTATTTTCAGAGGTGTACAAACCATTCGCCAGTTGTTGCCAGCTAAAATCGAAGCAGCAAAAACTCAGCAAGGACCTTGGTTAATTGCCAGTGGTACTATTAAAGATTATCCGCAATATGGATACCGAGGAGCAATGTTGGATGTAGCTCGCCATTTTTTTTCGCTTACTGATGTTAAAAGATACATCGATTATCTAGCGGCATATAAAATGAATGTTTTGCACCTACATTTAAGCGATGATCAGGGATGGAGAATAGAAATTAAATCGTGGCCAAAATTAAGCGAAATAGGTGGAAGTACTCAAGTTGGTGGAGGTAAAGGTGGATTTTATACTCAAGAAGAATATAAGGAGATTGTTAAATATGCCCAAGATCGTTTTATTACCATTGTTCCCGAAATTGATATGCCTGGACATACCAATGCGGCTTTGGCTTCTTATGCAGAACTGAATGTGGATGGTAAAGCCCGAAAATTTTACACCGGAACGAGAGTTGGTTTTAGTAGTTTGGCTACCGATAAGGAAATTACTTATAAATTTATTGATGATGTAATTCGAGAACTGGCAGCAATAACTCCTGGCGAGTACATTCATATTGGTGGCGATGAATCTCATGCAACCAAAAAGAAAGATTATATTAAGTTTATAGAAAGAGTACAAAAAATTGTTCACTCGCATAACAAGAAAGTAATGGGATGGGCAGATATTGCAGCTGCTGATCTTACTGAAAGTGCTGTGGCTCAATTTTGGCAAACTAAACCTGTAAATGCTTTAAAGGCGGTAAAACAAAATGTGAAAGTTTTAATGTCGCCAGCAAACCATGCTTATATGGATATGCAATACGATTCCATTTCTCCGCTTGGTTTGCATTGGGCTGGATATTTAGAAGTAGATAAAGCATACAATTGGACTCTTGAAAGTAAAGTTGAAGGTATTACCAAAGATAATATCATTGGAATTGAAGCACCTTTATGGTCCGAAACAATCGAAACAATTGATGATATTGAATATCTTATTTTTCCGCGCCTGTTGGGTTATGCAGAATTGGGCTGGTCGCCTGATGCAAATAATTCCTGGAATGAGTATAAAGTTCGTTTGGGTAAGCAGCAGGAACGATTTGAATTTATGGATTTGAATTATTATCAGTCGAAATTGGTGCCTTGGAAAAAACAAACGATAGAAGTAAAGGAATAG